Proteins found in one Acinetobacter sp. XH1741 genomic segment:
- the uppS gene encoding polyprenyl diphosphate synthase, translated as MTETEEYHLPQHVAIIMDGNNRFAKKNQMQKGDGHREGKNILDPIVEHCIETSVRALTVFAFSSENWNRPQYEVDLLMKLLEETIHEQIPRMKKFNIALRFIGDRSRLPSHLVALMEDAEQQTVHHDTMTLTIAISYGGMWDIANAAKQVAQAVSRGEIDADQINVDLFEKYVSLNDLPAVDLLIRTGGDFRISNFLLWQAAYAELYFTDTLWPEFTVEEFDHALNVFSGRERRFGKTSEQIQQEKIEKL; from the coding sequence ATGACCGAAACAGAAGAGTATCATCTTCCTCAGCATGTTGCCATCATCATGGATGGCAACAATCGCTTTGCAAAGAAAAATCAAATGCAAAAAGGTGATGGACATCGAGAGGGTAAAAATATTCTTGACCCTATCGTTGAGCATTGTATAGAAACTAGCGTCCGTGCTTTAACTGTTTTTGCATTTTCGAGTGAAAATTGGAATCGACCACAATATGAAGTCGATCTGCTTATGAAGCTTCTTGAAGAAACAATTCATGAGCAAATACCTCGCATGAAAAAATTCAATATTGCTTTGCGTTTTATAGGGGATCGTTCCAGATTACCTTCACATTTAGTTGCCTTAATGGAAGATGCAGAGCAACAAACAGTACATCATGACACTATGACACTCACCATCGCGATTAGCTATGGTGGTATGTGGGATATTGCAAACGCAGCTAAACAGGTTGCTCAAGCAGTTTCACGTGGTGAAATTGACGCTGATCAAATAAATGTTGATTTGTTCGAAAAATATGTCAGTCTAAACGATCTGCCAGCTGTGGACTTGTTGATCCGTACAGGTGGAGATTTCCGTATATCTAATTTCTTGTTATGGCAAGCAGCTTATGCGGAACTGTATTTCACGGATACTTTGTGGCCGGAATTTACAGTCGAAGAATTCGATCATGCATTGAATGTTTTTTCAGGGCGTGAACGTCGTTTCGGTAAAACATCTGAACAAATTCAGCAAGAGAAAATCGAGAAATTATAA
- a CDS encoding phosphatidate cytidylyltransferase has translation MLERIVTALVLVAVVLGCMFATQSHYPMLVLMIVAAGVAGYEWYKLMPREAGAVVKPKAWCYGLLVAFVSGVALFFHDIALLLWSASILTWLVSVYWVKSFPEFDGWYNATLYVIGLILICAAVTAIFVVWQSSPWWLMYLFLLVWGADSGAYFVGRKFGKRKLAPTVSPNKSVEGLYGGIITTIIVMLVVQYQYLNLTWVQQLLFLILSLITVFGSVLGDLFESMIKRRAGIKDSGRVLPGHGGVLDRIDSLLAAAPIFATGMYILKLIGVDL, from the coding sequence ATGTTAGAGCGGATTGTTACCGCATTGGTACTTGTTGCAGTTGTTTTAGGCTGTATGTTTGCTACGCAATCACATTATCCAATGTTGGTACTTATGATTGTTGCAGCAGGGGTTGCGGGCTATGAATGGTATAAGTTAATGCCTCGCGAAGCTGGTGCTGTAGTAAAACCTAAAGCATGGTGTTACGGTTTACTAGTTGCTTTTGTTTCTGGTGTTGCTTTATTTTTCCATGATATTGCTTTGCTGTTATGGTCTGCTTCAATTTTAACTTGGCTCGTTAGTGTTTATTGGGTTAAGTCATTTCCTGAATTTGATGGGTGGTATAACGCCACTTTATATGTCATTGGTTTAATTCTTATCTGTGCAGCAGTGACTGCAATCTTTGTAGTATGGCAAAGCTCACCATGGTGGTTGATGTATTTGTTCTTGCTAGTATGGGGTGCAGATAGTGGAGCTTACTTTGTTGGTCGTAAATTCGGTAAAAGGAAACTAGCGCCTACAGTAAGCCCTAATAAATCAGTAGAAGGTTTGTATGGTGGTATTATCACCACAATCATTGTAATGCTAGTGGTGCAATATCAATATTTAAACCTCACTTGGGTTCAACAGCTTTTATTCCTGATCTTGTCTTTAATTACAGTGTTTGGTTCAGTATTAGGTGATCTATTTGAATCAATGATCAAACGTCGTGCTGGTATTAAAGATTCTGGCCGTGTATTGCCAGGTCATGGTGGTGTATTGGACCGTATTGATTCTTTACTCGCAGCAGCCCCGATTTTTGCAACGGGAATGTATATATTAAAGCTTATTGGTGTAGATTTATAG
- the ispC gene encoding 1-deoxy-D-xylulose-5-phosphate reductoisomerase, translated as MTQSVCILGVTGSIGQSTLKILSQHPDKYSVFAISAHSRISELVEICKQFRPKVVVVPEQKVVDLKTLFAQQNIHDIDILVGQDGLVDIASHADVDVVMAAIVGAAGLLPTLAAVKAGKRVLLANKEALVMSGEIMMQAARDHQALLLPVDSEHNAIFQSLPHNYLQVDRTGQPQLGVSRILLTASGGPFLNHSLEQLEHVTPQQACKHPNWSMGQKISVDSATLMNKGLELIEACHLFSISEHFVTVVVHPQSIIHSMVQYVDGSTLAQMGNPDMCTPIAHALAWPERLQTSVPALDLFEYSQLNFQAPDTQKFPALDLARQAMRAGGLAPTILNAANEIAVEAFLKERIGFINIPQVVEHTLQVLDNAGAESIECILDKDKVARSVAQQYISSIGG; from the coding sequence ATGACACAATCTGTTTGCATATTGGGTGTAACCGGTTCTATTGGGCAAAGTACCTTAAAAATTTTAAGTCAACATCCAGATAAGTATTCAGTCTTTGCGATTTCGGCGCATAGTCGAATTTCTGAGCTTGTTGAAATCTGCAAACAGTTTCGACCTAAAGTCGTGGTTGTTCCTGAACAAAAAGTAGTTGATTTAAAAACATTATTTGCTCAACAAAATATACATGATATTGATATTTTAGTTGGGCAAGACGGTTTGGTAGATATCGCATCGCATGCAGATGTTGATGTTGTGATGGCGGCGATTGTAGGCGCAGCTGGGTTGTTGCCAACATTGGCAGCTGTTAAAGCCGGTAAGCGGGTATTACTAGCAAATAAAGAAGCACTGGTCATGTCTGGTGAGATCATGATGCAAGCTGCTCGTGATCATCAAGCTTTATTGTTACCCGTCGATTCAGAACATAATGCAATTTTCCAATCATTACCTCATAACTATTTGCAAGTAGATAGAACTGGGCAACCTCAATTGGGTGTTTCCAGAATATTACTCACTGCATCAGGTGGTCCTTTTTTAAACCATTCTTTAGAGCAGCTGGAACATGTAACACCGCAGCAGGCATGTAAACATCCAAACTGGTCAATGGGACAAAAAATTTCTGTCGACTCCGCTACTCTGATGAATAAAGGTTTGGAGCTGATAGAAGCTTGCCATTTGTTTTCAATATCTGAACATTTTGTTACAGTTGTTGTTCACCCACAAAGTATTATTCACTCTATGGTGCAATATGTTGATGGTTCAACATTAGCACAAATGGGTAACCCTGATATGTGTACGCCAATTGCGCATGCATTAGCATGGCCTGAGCGTTTACAAACAAGTGTTCCTGCTTTAGATTTATTTGAGTATTCTCAACTTAATTTTCAAGCGCCAGATACCCAAAAATTTCCTGCACTCGATTTAGCAAGACAAGCGATGCGTGCAGGAGGTTTAGCTCCTACCATTTTGAATGCAGCAAATGAGATTGCTGTCGAAGCATTCTTAAAGGAAAGGATTGGATTTATAAATATTCCACAAGTTGTAGAGCATACTTTGCAAGTGTTGGATAATGCGGGTGCTGAGAGTATTGAGTGCATTTTAGATAAAGATAAAGTGGCTCGATCTGTAGCTCAGCAGTATATTTCAAGTATTGGAGGCTGA
- the rseP gene encoding RIP metalloprotease RseP: MNALFMIAAAALLLGPLIAIHEFGHYWVARKLGVKVLVYSIGFGPTLLKWTSKKSGIKYQLSALPLGGYVKMLDEREGNVAEQDLPYAFNRQKPWKRIAIVAAGPLINLLFAVLLFWILFLPAQEQLNTKIGKIIPNSPAATAQLHIGDKIIAIDGKETATWEKLNFALIDRVGETGTVNVDVDRAGTEKNFVLPVKDFLKNQNESALDILGFLPYRPVIPAVVTDLTADGAAIRQGMKVGDRIVAIDGQTMKDWFDVVEVVQHSPEKLLNIDVLRHEQLVHLQVMPQGKRDNMGQVNGVLGVKSDAGKITIPDEYKQTIQYTPIQAFEMALDKTGQISSMILNSIVKMVKGLIGLENLSGPITIAKVAGQSAEMGWETFISFMALMSVSLGILNLLPIPMLDGGHLVYYIIEAIRGKPVSEQIQMFGLKIGMVLLGSMMLLALFNDFMRL, from the coding sequence ATGAATGCACTTTTTATGATTGCAGCGGCAGCTCTTTTACTTGGGCCTTTAATTGCAATCCATGAGTTTGGGCATTACTGGGTCGCACGAAAACTAGGTGTTAAAGTTTTAGTCTATTCGATTGGTTTTGGACCAACTTTACTAAAATGGACTTCTAAAAAGTCTGGCATTAAATATCAACTTTCTGCCTTGCCTTTAGGTGGATACGTTAAAATGTTAGACGAGCGCGAAGGTAATGTAGCAGAACAAGATCTGCCATATGCTTTTAATCGTCAAAAACCTTGGAAACGTATAGCTATTGTTGCTGCAGGACCATTAATTAACTTACTTTTTGCGGTACTTCTTTTTTGGATTTTATTTTTACCTGCCCAAGAACAGTTAAATACTAAAATTGGCAAAATTATTCCAAATTCTCCAGCTGCAACTGCCCAGTTACATATTGGTGATAAAATTATTGCCATTGATGGGAAAGAGACCGCGACTTGGGAAAAGCTAAATTTTGCTTTAATTGATCGTGTGGGTGAAACAGGTACTGTAAATGTAGATGTAGATCGTGCCGGCACCGAGAAAAATTTTGTATTACCCGTAAAAGATTTCTTAAAAAACCAAAATGAGTCTGCACTTGATATATTAGGCTTTTTGCCTTATCGCCCTGTGATTCCTGCTGTTGTAACAGATTTAACTGCAGATGGTGCCGCGATTCGTCAAGGAATGAAAGTAGGTGATCGCATTGTTGCGATTGATGGTCAAACTATGAAAGATTGGTTTGATGTTGTTGAGGTTGTTCAACATTCTCCAGAAAAATTACTTAATATTGATGTGTTGCGTCATGAACAATTGGTGCATTTACAAGTAATGCCACAAGGAAAGCGCGATAACATGGGACAAGTAAATGGTGTCCTTGGTGTAAAAAGTGATGCTGGAAAAATTACAATTCCTGACGAATATAAGCAAACAATTCAATATACTCCAATACAAGCTTTTGAAATGGCGCTGGATAAAACTGGCCAGATCTCTAGCATGATTTTGAATTCAATAGTGAAAATGGTAAAAGGATTAATTGGATTAGAAAATCTTTCTGGGCCTATCACTATTGCAAAAGTAGCTGGACAAAGTGCAGAAATGGGATGGGAAACTTTTATCTCTTTCATGGCATTAATGAGTGTAAGTCTTGGAATTTTAAACTTATTACCAATTCCAATGTTAGATGGTGGCCATCTAGTGTATTACATCATTGAAGCTATTCGGGGAAAACCTGTTTCTGAACAAATACAAATGTTTGGTCTAAAAATTGGTATGGTACTGCTCGGTAGTATGATGCTTTTAGCTTTATTTAATGACTTTATGCGTTTGTAA
- the bamA gene encoding outer membrane protein assembly factor BamA, which yields MRHTHFLMPLALVSAMAAVQQAYAADDFVVRDIRVNGLVRLTPANVYTMLPINSGDRVNEPMIAEAIRTLYATGLFDDIKASKENDTLVFNVIERPIISKLEFKGNKLIPKEALEQGLKKMGIAEGEVFKKSALQTIQTELEQQYTQQGRYDASVTVDTVARPNNRVELKLNFNEGTPAKVFDINVIGNTVFKDSEIKQAFAVKESGWASVVTRNDRYAREKMAASLEALRAMYLNKGYINFNINNSQLNISEDKKHIFIEVAVDEGSQFKFGQTKFLGDALYKPEELQALKIYKDGDTYSQEKVNAVKQLLLRKYGNAGYYFADVNIVPQINNETGVVDLNYYVNPGQQVTVRRINFTGNSKTSDEVLRREMRQMEGALASNEKIDLSKVRLERTGFFKTVDIKPARIPNSPDQVDLNVNVEEQHSGTTTLAVGYSQSGGITFQAGLSQTNFMGTGNRVAIDLSRSETQDYYNLSVTDPYFTIDGVSRGYNVYYRKTKLNDNYNVNNYVTDSFGGSLSFGYPIDENQSLSASLGIDNTKVTTGAYVSTYVRDYLLANGGKATSKGSYCPLDANGNSQYDSTKGECKVPEEIYDNAFEGEFFTYNLNLGWSYNTLNRPIFPTSGMSHRVGLEIGLPGSDVDYQKLTYDTQAFLPIGKSGFVLRGYGKLGYGNDLPFYKNFYAGGYGSVRGYDNSTLGPKYASVNLQESKQNDPSPENVGGNALVQFGTELALPMPFKGDWARQVRPVLFAEGGQVFDTKCNIDNTVYGKKGMIINGQSISDVKKYCEDNYGFDLGNLRYSVGVGVTWITMIGPLSLSYAFPLNDKPGDETKEIQFEIGRTF from the coding sequence ATGCGGCACACACATTTTTTAATGCCTTTGGCACTTGTTAGCGCTATGGCAGCGGTACAACAAGCATATGCAGCTGATGATTTCGTTGTTAGAGATATTCGTGTAAACGGTTTGGTCCGTCTTACTCCTGCAAATGTTTATACCATGTTGCCAATCAACAGTGGCGATCGCGTTAATGAACCGATGATCGCCGAAGCAATTCGAACATTGTATGCCACTGGACTTTTTGATGATATTAAAGCATCGAAAGAAAACGATACTTTGGTTTTTAATGTTATTGAACGCCCAATTATTTCAAAACTTGAATTTAAGGGTAATAAACTTATTCCTAAAGAGGCATTAGAACAAGGCCTTAAAAAAATGGGTATTGCTGAAGGTGAGGTTTTTAAGAAATCTGCTTTGCAAACCATTCAGACAGAATTAGAGCAACAATATACTCAACAAGGTCGTTACGATGCTAGCGTTACAGTTGATACAGTTGCTCGACCAAATAACCGTGTTGAATTAAAACTTAATTTTAATGAAGGCACGCCAGCAAAAGTTTTTGATATCAATGTGATTGGTAATACTGTTTTTAAAGACAGTGAAATCAAGCAAGCATTTGCTGTTAAAGAAAGTGGTTGGGCTTCAGTAGTCACACGTAATGACCGCTATGCACGTGAAAAAATGGCAGCAAGCCTTGAAGCATTACGTGCAATGTACCTTAATAAAGGCTATATTAATTTCAATATTAATAATTCTCAGCTGAATATTAGTGAAGATAAGAAACACATCTTTATTGAAGTTGCTGTAGATGAAGGCAGCCAGTTTAAATTTGGCCAAACTAAATTTTTAGGTGACGCGCTTTATAAACCTGAAGAATTACAAGCATTAAAAATTTATAAAGATGGCGATACTTATTCGCAAGAAAAAGTAAATGCTGTTAAGCAGTTACTTTTACGTAAGTATGGTAATGCAGGTTATTATTTTGCTGACGTAAATATCGTTCCACAAATTAATAATGAAACTGGTGTAGTTGACTTAAATTACTATGTGAATCCGGGTCAGCAAGTCACTGTACGTCGCATTAACTTTACTGGTAATAGCAAAACTTCTGATGAAGTATTACGTCGTGAAATGCGTCAGATGGAAGGCGCTTTAGCAAGTAATGAAAAAATTGACTTATCAAAAGTTCGTTTAGAGCGTACAGGTTTCTTTAAAACTGTTGATATTAAACCAGCTCGTATTCCAAACTCTCCAGACCAAGTCGATTTGAATGTGAATGTTGAAGAGCAACATTCAGGTACGACAACATTAGCTGTGGGTTATTCGCAAAGTGGTGGTATTACGTTCCAAGCAGGACTTAGCCAAACTAACTTTATGGGTACAGGTAACCGAGTTGCAATTGATTTGTCTCGTTCGGAAACTCAAGACTATTATAACTTAAGTGTTACTGATCCGTACTTTACGATTGATGGGGTAAGCCGTGGTTATAACGTCTATTATCGTAAAACCAAGCTAAATGATAATTACAACGTTAATAACTATGTAACAGATAGTTTTGGCGGTAGTTTAAGTTTTGGTTATCCAATTGATGAAAATCAAAGTTTAAGTGCATCTTTAGGTATTGATAATACTAAAGTCACAACAGGAGCATACGTTTCAACTTATGTACGTGACTACTTGTTGGCAAATGGTGGTAAAGCGACCAGTAAGGGTTCATATTGTCCACTAGATGCGAATGGTAATTCTCAATATGACTCTACAAAAGGTGAGTGTAAAGTTCCAGAAGAAATCTATGATAATGCGTTTGAAGGTGAATTCTTTACTTATAACTTGAATTTAGGTTGGTCATATAACACTTTAAATAGACCAATTTTCCCAACATCAGGTATGTCTCACCGTGTAGGGCTTGAAATTGGTTTACCAGGTAGTGATGTTGATTATCAGAAATTAACATACGACACTCAAGCATTCTTACCAATTGGTAAATCGGGCTTTGTACTGCGTGGTTATGGTAAGCTTGGTTATGGTAATGATTTACCATTCTATAAAAACTTCTATGCAGGTGGTTATGGTTCTGTTCGAGGGTATGACAATAGTACTTTGGGACCTAAATATGCCAGCGTAAACTTGCAAGAAAGTAAACAGAATGATCCTTCACCTGAAAATGTGGGTGGTAATGCTCTGGTCCAATTTGGTACTGAGTTGGCATTACCTATGCCTTTTAAAGGTGATTGGGCTCGTCAGGTACGTCCTGTATTGTTTGCTGAAGGTGGTCAGGTCTTTGATACCAAGTGTAATATTGATAACACTGTTTATGGTAAGAAGGGCATGATTATTAATGGCCAATCAATCTCAGATGTTAAGAAATATTGTGAAGATAACTATGGCTTCGACTTAGGAAACTTACGTTACAGTGTAGGTGTAGGTGTAACCTGGATTACTATGATTGGACCATTGTCACTTAGCTATGCATTCCCGTTAAATGATAAACCGGGTGATGAAACTAAAGAAATCCAGTTTGAAATCGGTCGTACTTTCTAA
- a CDS encoding OmpH family outer membrane protein has translation MKKLNTLMLGLSLTVASVAANAAGYGVIDLAKVVENSTYLKQQNASLNQSVKPTTAKLEQLGKELEGLQRQAQTQGQKMKEDEIKKLQSQYQSKLNEFNSTQQGLQSRVQTSLQSMNTTFESRVKQSAEQLRKENNLDFILNKNSTVAYDAKYDLTDKMIQKVNSMK, from the coding sequence ATGAAAAAATTAAATACATTAATGTTAGGGTTAAGCTTAACGGTGGCTTCTGTAGCAGCTAATGCTGCTGGTTATGGTGTGATTGATTTAGCTAAAGTTGTTGAAAACAGTACTTATTTGAAGCAACAAAATGCGAGCTTAAATCAGTCAGTGAAACCGACAACTGCTAAACTTGAGCAATTGGGTAAAGAGTTAGAAGGTCTTCAACGTCAAGCACAAACTCAAGGCCAAAAAATGAAGGAAGATGAGATTAAAAAGCTTCAATCTCAATATCAATCAAAATTAAATGAATTTAATTCAACGCAGCAAGGCCTACAGTCACGAGTTCAAACAAGCTTGCAAAGTATGAATACGACTTTTGAGAGTAGAGTTAAGCAATCTGCTGAGCAGTTACGAAAAGAAAATAATCTTGACTTTATTTTGAATAAAAATTCAACTGTTGCCTATGACGCTAAATATGATTTAACTGATAAAATGATACAAAAGGTTAATTCAATGAAATAA
- the lpxD gene encoding UDP-3-O-(3-hydroxymyristoyl)glucosamine N-acyltransferase — MKVQQYRLDELARLVQGELIGEGNLQFSNLASLENANSNHITFVNGEKYLEQAKASQAGAFIVTAVLKEHLPEKDNFVIVDNPYLAFAILTHVFDKKVTSTGIESTAQIHPSAIVSETAYIGHYVVIGQNCVVGDHTVIQSHTKLDDYVEVGKNCFIDSHVTITGGSKLQDRVRVHSSTVIGGEGFGFAPYQGKWHRIAQLGSVLIGNDVRIGSNCSIDRGALDNTVLEDGVIIDNLVQIAHNVHIGSNTAIAAKCGIAGSTKIGKNCVLGGACGVSGHLSITDNVTLTAMSMVTKNISVPGTYSSGIGLFENSHWKKTVVRLRQLADVPLTQITKRLDHIQAQIESLESTFNLRK, encoded by the coding sequence ATGAAAGTGCAACAATATCGTTTAGATGAATTAGCTCGCCTAGTACAAGGCGAGCTAATTGGTGAAGGTAATCTTCAATTTTCAAATTTAGCAAGTTTAGAAAATGCTAATTCAAACCATATTACTTTCGTAAATGGTGAGAAATACCTGGAACAAGCCAAAGCTAGTCAAGCTGGTGCTTTTATTGTTACCGCTGTCTTAAAAGAACATCTTCCTGAAAAAGATAATTTCGTTATTGTTGATAACCCTTATCTAGCATTTGCAATCCTTACTCATGTTTTCGATAAAAAGGTTACTTCAACAGGTATAGAAAGTACTGCCCAAATTCATCCTTCTGCTATAGTTTCTGAAACTGCATATATTGGACACTATGTTGTTATTGGTCAGAACTGCGTAGTGGGTGATCATACGGTTATTCAATCGCATACAAAGCTTGATGATTACGTAGAAGTTGGAAAAAACTGTTTTATTGACTCTCATGTCACTATTACTGGTGGTTCTAAATTGCAAGATCGTGTGCGTGTTCATTCTAGCACTGTAATTGGCGGTGAAGGTTTTGGCTTTGCTCCATATCAAGGTAAATGGCACCGTATTGCTCAATTAGGTTCAGTTTTAATCGGAAATGATGTCCGAATTGGATCGAATTGTAGTATTGATAGAGGTGCACTTGATAATACAGTTCTGGAAGATGGAGTAATTATTGATAACCTTGTGCAAATTGCACATAACGTTCATATTGGTTCAAATACTGCTATTGCAGCTAAGTGTGGTATTGCTGGAAGTACAAAAATTGGCAAAAACTGTGTTCTAGGTGGCGCCTGTGGCGTATCAGGACACCTTTCAATTACCGATAATGTTACTTTAACTGCAATGTCAATGGTCACAAAAAATATTTCTGTACCGGGGACATATTCTTCTGGAATTGGATTATTTGAAAATAGTCATTGGAAAAAGACAGTTGTACGCTTGCGACAATTAGCAGATGTGCCATTGACCCAAATCACCAAACGACTTGATCATATACAAGCTCAAATAGAGTCTCTTGAATCAACTTTTAATTTGCGTAAATAG
- the fabZ gene encoding 3-hydroxyacyl-ACP dehydratase FabZ, translating into MTESTTPKFAIPELPMQIQTIRQYLPHRYPFLLVDRVTEVTDNSIVGYKNVSINEEFLQGHFPEYPIMPGVLIVEALAQVSGVLGFIMNNETPKPGSLFLFAGAERVRFKKQVVAGDQLVLKSELVMQKRGIYKYNCTASVDGIVAATAEIMISHQKTEQA; encoded by the coding sequence ATGACCGAGTCAACTACACCTAAATTTGCCATCCCTGAATTACCAATGCAGATTCAAACGATTCGTCAATATTTGCCGCATCGTTATCCATTCTTATTGGTTGATCGTGTGACTGAAGTTACTGACAATAGTATTGTTGGTTATAAAAATGTCTCTATCAATGAAGAGTTCCTGCAAGGACACTTCCCAGAATATCCAATTATGCCTGGAGTTCTAATTGTGGAAGCACTAGCTCAAGTTTCAGGCGTTCTTGGTTTTATTATGAACAATGAAACACCAAAACCAGGATCTTTGTTCCTGTTTGCTGGTGCAGAAAGGGTTAGATTTAAAAAACAAGTAGTTGCAGGTGATCAACTTGTATTAAAATCCGAGTTGGTAATGCAAAAGCGCGGTATTTACAAATATAATTGTACAGCTAGCGTTGATGGCATTGTAGCAGCAACCGCTGAGATTATGATTTCACACCAAAAAACAGAGCAGGCATGA
- the lpxA gene encoding acyl-ACP--UDP-N-acetylglucosamine O-acyltransferase produces the protein MSNHDLIHSTAIIDPSAVIAADVQIGPYCVIGPQVTIGAGTKLHSHVVVGGFTRIGQNNEIFQFASVGEICQDLKYKGEETWLEIGNNNLIREHCSLHRGTVQDNALTKIGSHNLLMVNTHIAHDCIVGDHNIFANNVGVAGHVHIGDHVIVGGNSGIHQFCKIDSYSMIGGASLILKDVPAYVMASGNPAHAFGINIEGMRRKGWSKNTIQGLREAYKLIFKSGLTSVQAVEQIKSEILPSVPEAQLLIDSLEQSDRGIVR, from the coding sequence ATGAGCAATCACGATTTAATCCATTCTACCGCCATTATTGATCCATCTGCAGTGATTGCTGCGGATGTTCAAATAGGACCTTACTGTGTCATTGGTCCTCAAGTGACTATAGGTGCTGGTACTAAATTACATTCTCATGTGGTAGTAGGTGGTTTTACCAGAATTGGCCAAAATAATGAGATCTTTCAATTTGCAAGTGTTGGTGAGATATGCCAAGACTTGAAATACAAAGGTGAAGAAACTTGGCTTGAGATTGGTAACAATAATTTAATTCGCGAACATTGCAGCTTACATAGAGGTACAGTGCAAGATAATGCATTAACTAAAATAGGTAGTCATAACCTATTGATGGTCAATACGCATATTGCACATGACTGTATTGTAGGTGATCACAATATCTTTGCTAATAATGTGGGTGTCGCTGGACATGTACATATTGGTGATCATGTGATTGTAGGTGGAAATTCTGGAATCCATCAATTCTGTAAGATTGATTCTTACAGTATGATTGGTGGAGCATCACTGATTCTTAAAGATGTTCCAGCTTATGTTATGGCTTCGGGCAATCCTGCACATGCTTTTGGTATAAATATTGAAGGTATGCGAAGAAAAGGTTGGTCTAAAAATACGATTCAAGGCCTAAGAGAAGCCTATAAATTGATTTTTAAATCTGGTTTAACCTCTGTTCAAGCTGTTGAGCAAATTAAAAGTGAAATTTTACCATCTGTTCCAGAAGCTCAATTATTAATTGACTCTCTTGAGCAATCAGATCGTGGAATTGTACGATAA
- a CDS encoding YbgF trimerization domain-containing protein, translating to MQMKKHSLLFIALMSTTSLYANIPIESRGLSQNDGSASNSSSNNVSVPTNLNWELMQKNQQLENDVRTLRGQLEEQSNDIEQLKKDLANRYTDLDQRLELLHQKVDPDSASQEDTSNTSTDNTNTPSPSAAAQPTDSNKASPTTPTSTQQPATPATNAQPVAAAQNQSNPLELEKAAYTVALDAYKQGGAKKAIAPMQNFIKNHPNSIYTGNAYFWLAEFHLATDPVNYNEAKKNYNIVANQYSNSSKAPRALYQLYSIAKDVDKNTVSANQYKSKLLTQYPKSEEAKFFKK from the coding sequence ATGCAAATGAAGAAGCATTCTTTATTATTTATTGCCTTAATGAGCACCACTTCTCTGTACGCAAATATTCCTATTGAGTCTCGTGGTTTAAGTCAAAATGATGGCAGTGCATCTAATTCTTCTTCAAATAATGTTTCTGTTCCTACAAATTTAAACTGGGAATTGATGCAAAAAAATCAACAATTAGAAAATGATGTCCGCACCCTAAGAGGTCAGCTAGAAGAACAATCTAACGATATTGAACAACTAAAGAAAGATTTAGCAAATCGTTATACAGATTTAGATCAGCGTTTAGAGTTATTACATCAAAAAGTTGATCCTGACAGTGCATCACAAGAAGACACATCAAATACAAGTACAGATAATACCAACACTCCTAGCCCATCTGCTGCAGCTCAACCAACAGATAGCAATAAAGCATCTCCAACAACTCCAACCTCTACACAGCAGCCTGCCACGCCAGCAACTAATGCTCAGCCAGTCGCCGCGGCACAAAACCAGTCAAATCCTCTTGAGTTAGAAAAAGCTGCTTACACAGTAGCTTTAGATGCCTACAAACAAGGTGGTGCGAAAAAAGCAATTGCGCCAATGCAAAACTTTATTAAGAACCATCCTAATAGTATTTACACAGGTAATGCTTATTTTTGGCTAGCAGAGTTTCATTTGGCTACAGACCCAGTAAACTATAACGAGGCGAAGAAAAATTATAATATTGTTGCCAATCAATACTCAAACTCAAGTAAGGCACCACGAGCTTTGTACCAACTCTACAGTATTGCAAAAGATGTAGACAAGAATACCGTTTCAGCGAACCAATATAAGAGTAAATTACTTACTCAATATCCTAAATCAGAAGAAGCTAAATTCTTTAAAAAATAA